One region of Sulfurisphaera ohwakuensis genomic DNA includes:
- the argH gene encoding argininosuccinate lyase, producing MVLYRRWGTEKDFVSTYTSSIDSDKEIVEEVKVVMKAHVIELYLSGYIAKDTAKRILLAINSFHELKEGYEDIHEALEDHIIKTVGEEGGWVGFGRSRNDHVATALRLKMRKYLVEILYDIISLRKTLIEKSKTSTEILFPTYTHFQPAQPSTLAHYFLYIEDELDTIWNYIYSSLLLVNRSPLGSGAIVGTNVKLDRKREAELLGFDDIIYNTISATSSRLDLINAVSNLSLLMLFFSRIAEDLILLSSMFINIVKLPDSHVSTSSLMPQKRNAVTLEILRSKAGECFGDLSSLFNIYKGLPSGYNLDLQEMNKHYWDCVKIVISSIEVINSILEGIEVLNFQLDDKTTATDVAEDLAITGIPYRKAYMEVANKIRAGTFISEISPKTSIYKKAVMGSPNPELIKEEIKIKENRIVEEENKLKKYEEKIIGKMNELKVIEDDLIL from the coding sequence GTGGTATTATACAGAAGATGGGGCACAGAAAAAGATTTTGTGTCTACTTATACTTCCTCCATAGATAGTGACAAGGAAATAGTAGAAGAAGTAAAAGTTGTGATGAAAGCTCATGTTATAGAACTTTATCTATCTGGTTATATAGCAAAAGATACTGCTAAGAGAATTTTGTTAGCAATAAACTCTTTTCATGAATTGAAAGAAGGATATGAAGATATTCATGAGGCTTTAGAAGATCATATAATAAAGACAGTTGGTGAAGAAGGCGGATGGGTAGGATTTGGAAGGAGTAGAAATGATCACGTTGCTACAGCACTAAGACTTAAGATGAGAAAATATCTTGTTGAAATTTTATACGATATTATATCTTTAAGAAAAACCCTCATTGAAAAGAGTAAGACATCTACAGAAATTTTATTTCCTACTTATACTCACTTTCAACCAGCTCAACCATCAACGTTAGCTCATTATTTCTTATATATTGAAGACGAATTAGATACAATCTGGAATTATATTTATTCCTCTTTACTTTTAGTAAATAGATCTCCATTAGGAAGCGGGGCTATTGTAGGGACTAACGTTAAATTAGATAGAAAAAGAGAAGCTGAATTGCTAGGATTTGATGACATTATATATAACACAATATCTGCTACTTCATCAAGATTAGATCTGATTAATGCAGTATCAAATTTGTCATTGCTAATGTTATTTTTTAGCAGAATAGCAGAAGATTTAATTCTTCTTTCCTCCATGTTTATTAATATAGTAAAATTACCTGACTCTCACGTAAGTACCAGTAGTTTAATGCCACAAAAAAGAAATGCAGTCACGTTAGAGATTCTAAGAAGTAAGGCTGGAGAATGCTTTGGCGATCTCTCTTCTCTTTTTAACATTTACAAAGGTTTACCCTCTGGTTATAATTTGGATTTACAAGAAATGAATAAGCATTATTGGGATTGCGTTAAAATTGTTATTTCTTCAATAGAAGTAATAAATTCAATACTAGAAGGTATCGAAGTTCTAAACTTTCAATTAGATGACAAGACTACAGCTACTGATGTTGCAGAAGACTTAGCTATTACCGGAATACCGTACAGAAAAGCTTATATGGAGGTAGCTAACAAAATTAGAGCGGGCACTTTTATATCCGAAATTTCTCCAAAAACTTCTATATATAAGAAGGCTGTTATGGGCTCTCCTAATCCCGAGTTAATAAAGGAAGAGATAAAAATTAAAGAAAATAGAATAGTAGAAGAAGAGAATAAATTGAAAAAATATGAAGAAAAAATAATCGGAAAAATGAATGAATTAAAGGTGATCGAAGATGACCTTATATTGTAA
- the carA gene encoding glutamine-hydrolyzing carbamoyl-phosphate synthase small subunit: MTLYCKRGYKGYLYLEDGTLIEGCGFGAKGIRAGEVVFTTSMNGYPESLTDPSYRGQILVITHPLVGNYGVPEKQRVEGILTNFESEQIQVEGLVVAEETDPFKWNSSKSLHEWLLSEGVPGLSDVDTRSIVKKVRSRGVMMGVIASGYEIEDPKKFLEKKYDEIDFTQFTSPKAPIVHLGNTGETIVVVDCGVKHGILYQLHQRGFTIVRVPCKFNASKIMDYYPKGVVFGNGPGNPNLLQEVIENFKELTEYKIPILGICLGHQVATLAMGGKVNKMKFGHRAINKPVIDISSNKCYITTHNHGYGILSKEDLPPNSKLWFINPDDGTIEGWIHEKLPIITTQFHPEARPGPWDVTWVFDKFKKMVSRNA; encoded by the coding sequence ATGACCTTATATTGTAAGAGAGGATATAAGGGGTATTTATACCTAGAAGATGGAACATTAATTGAAGGTTGCGGTTTTGGAGCTAAAGGAATTAGAGCTGGAGAAGTAGTTTTCACTACATCAATGAATGGCTATCCAGAGAGCTTAACTGATCCTTCATATAGAGGGCAAATCCTTGTGATAACACATCCACTGGTAGGAAATTACGGAGTCCCAGAAAAGCAAAGAGTAGAAGGAATATTAACTAACTTTGAGTCAGAGCAAATACAAGTTGAGGGTCTTGTAGTAGCTGAGGAAACAGATCCCTTTAAATGGAATTCGTCTAAAAGCCTTCATGAATGGTTACTAAGCGAGGGGGTTCCAGGACTTTCAGACGTTGATACTAGAAGTATCGTTAAAAAAGTAAGAAGTAGAGGAGTCATGATGGGTGTAATAGCATCTGGTTATGAGATAGAAGATCCAAAAAAGTTCCTAGAAAAGAAGTATGATGAGATTGATTTTACACAGTTTACATCACCAAAAGCTCCCATAGTTCATTTAGGTAATACTGGTGAAACAATAGTAGTAGTAGATTGTGGAGTAAAGCATGGTATACTATATCAACTTCATCAAAGAGGATTCACAATTGTAAGAGTACCTTGTAAGTTTAATGCAAGTAAAATAATGGATTATTATCCTAAAGGTGTAGTTTTTGGTAATGGGCCTGGTAATCCAAACTTATTGCAAGAAGTTATAGAGAATTTTAAAGAATTAACAGAATATAAAATCCCAATTCTAGGAATTTGCTTAGGTCATCAAGTAGCAACTTTAGCAATGGGTGGAAAGGTAAATAAAATGAAATTTGGACATAGAGCAATAAACAAACCAGTTATTGATATATCATCAAATAAATGTTATATTACAACGCATAATCATGGTTATGGTATTCTTTCAAAAGAAGATCTACCACCAAATAGTAAGTTGTGGTTTATTAACCCAGATGACGGAACAATTGAAGGTTGGATTCATGAAAAGTTACCAATTATTACTACTCAGTTTCATCCTGAAGCTAGACCCGGTCCTTGGGATGTAACTTGGGTATTTGATAAATTTAAAAAGATGGTGAGTCGTAATGCGTGA
- the carB gene encoding carbamoyl-phosphate synthase (glutamine-hydrolyzing) large subunit, giving the protein MRESVRKVLVIGSGPIKIAEAAEFDYSGSQALKALKEEGIETILVNSNVATVQTSRKFADKLYMIPVTWWAVEKVIERERPDGIMVGFGGQTALNVGVDLYNKGILHKYGVKVLGTPIEGIERALSREKFRETMINVGLPVPPSLSARSEEEALEKARQIGYPVMVRVSFNLGGRGSIVAWNEEELKRDIGRALSQSYIHEVLIEKYLHHWIELEYEVMRDKYGNSAVIACIENLDPMGVHTGESTVISPCQTLDNKEFQDMRFMSMDVAKSIDLVGECNVQFALDPKGYNYYVIETNPRMSRSSALASKATGYPLAYVSAKLALGYSLYEVLNKVSGSTCACFEPSLDYVVIKIPRWDLDKFENVEVSLASEMKSVGEVMSIGRSFEESLQKAVRMLDIGEPGVVGGKIYFSKMTKEDALKNLKTRRPYWFLYAAKAFKEGATIDEVYEVTGINKFFLNKIKALVEFYEMLRKQRNIDKDTLLKAKKLGFSDLQLAKALGVKENDIRKLREKWNIEPKVKQIDTLAGEWPAVTNYLYLTYNGTEDDIEFSESGNKLLIIGAGGFRIGVSVEFDWSVVSLLDSSLKYFNDVAILNYNPETVSTDWDIARKLYFDEISVERVLDLIRKEKFTYVATFTGGQIGNNISKKLEEEGIRLLGTSGRSVDTAEDREKFSKLLDKLGIKQPEWISARSLEEVKEFISRVGYPVLIRPSYVLSGAAMKIVNNDLELMEYLKRATEVSPEHPVVISKYLNDAIEAEIDAAGDGKGVYGVVIEHVEEAGVHSGDATMSIPYRKLSGNVVNKMKENVHMIVRELEIKGPFNVQFVIKNNEPYIIELNLRASRSMPFSSKVVSKNIISLALDGILNGFGVDEFIELKPKSWGVKSPQFSWAQLKGAYPFLGPEMKSTGEAASLGTDFYDALLKSWLSSSPNKIPNKEGIALVYGTTNVEYLKITAKNLIDYGMTVYTLSEASIGIEEKNINDIIELIKNRKVEIVVTDGYLKHIDYEVRRIAVDYNIPIILNGRLGAEVTRAFSHPNVTYYEISEYGAGI; this is encoded by the coding sequence ATGCGTGAGAGTGTAAGAAAAGTATTAGTTATTGGGTCTGGACCAATTAAAATAGCTGAAGCAGCAGAGTTTGATTACTCTGGAAGTCAAGCATTAAAGGCATTAAAAGAAGAGGGAATAGAAACAATATTAGTAAACTCTAACGTAGCAACTGTGCAGACTAGTAGAAAATTCGCTGATAAACTTTATATGATACCAGTAACTTGGTGGGCTGTTGAAAAAGTAATTGAGAGAGAAAGACCAGACGGAATTATGGTAGGATTCGGCGGTCAGACAGCACTGAACGTAGGTGTAGACTTATACAATAAGGGAATACTTCACAAGTACGGTGTTAAAGTTTTAGGTACTCCTATAGAAGGAATTGAGAGAGCATTAAGTAGAGAGAAATTCAGAGAGACAATGATTAATGTGGGTTTACCAGTACCTCCAAGTCTTTCAGCTAGAAGCGAGGAAGAGGCATTAGAAAAGGCAAGGCAAATTGGTTATCCAGTAATGGTTAGAGTCAGTTTTAATCTTGGTGGTAGAGGTTCTATTGTAGCTTGGAATGAAGAAGAGTTAAAGAGAGATATTGGAAGGGCTTTGAGTCAAAGTTATATTCATGAAGTTCTAATAGAGAAATATTTACATCATTGGATAGAATTAGAATACGAGGTAATGAGAGATAAATACGGAAATTCAGCAGTAATTGCATGTATTGAAAATCTTGATCCTATGGGTGTTCACACTGGTGAATCTACTGTAATTTCACCTTGTCAAACATTAGATAATAAAGAATTTCAAGATATGAGATTTATGTCTATGGATGTTGCAAAATCTATTGATCTAGTGGGAGAATGTAATGTACAATTTGCATTAGATCCAAAAGGTTATAATTATTACGTAATCGAGACAAATCCTAGAATGTCAAGATCTAGTGCGTTAGCAAGTAAAGCTACTGGTTACCCATTAGCCTACGTATCAGCAAAGTTAGCATTAGGTTATAGTTTATATGAAGTTTTGAATAAGGTATCTGGAAGCACTTGTGCTTGCTTTGAGCCCAGTTTAGATTACGTTGTAATAAAGATTCCTAGATGGGATTTAGATAAATTTGAAAATGTGGAGGTTAGCTTAGCTTCAGAAATGAAAAGCGTTGGAGAAGTAATGAGTATTGGCAGATCATTTGAGGAGTCGTTGCAAAAAGCTGTGAGAATGTTAGATATTGGCGAGCCAGGAGTTGTAGGAGGAAAGATATATTTCTCCAAAATGACAAAAGAAGACGCTCTTAAAAATCTTAAAACGAGAAGGCCTTATTGGTTCCTTTATGCTGCTAAAGCATTTAAAGAAGGTGCAACTATTGATGAGGTTTATGAAGTCACTGGAATTAATAAATTCTTCCTTAATAAGATAAAAGCATTAGTAGAGTTTTATGAGATGCTAAGAAAGCAAAGAAACATTGATAAGGATACTTTACTTAAGGCTAAGAAATTAGGGTTTAGTGATCTTCAGTTGGCAAAAGCATTAGGAGTGAAGGAAAATGATATTAGAAAACTAAGAGAAAAATGGAATATTGAACCTAAAGTAAAGCAAATAGATACTTTAGCTGGAGAATGGCCAGCTGTTACTAATTATCTCTATTTAACATATAATGGCACAGAAGATGATATTGAATTTTCAGAATCTGGAAATAAGTTATTAATTATAGGGGCTGGTGGATTTAGAATAGGTGTTTCAGTAGAGTTTGACTGGAGTGTAGTGTCACTATTAGATAGTTCATTAAAGTACTTTAATGATGTAGCTATACTTAACTATAATCCAGAAACTGTCTCAACGGATTGGGATATAGCGAGAAAACTCTATTTTGATGAAATTTCAGTTGAAAGAGTATTAGATTTGATTAGGAAAGAGAAATTCACTTATGTAGCTACATTTACTGGAGGTCAAATAGGAAATAATATATCTAAAAAATTAGAAGAAGAAGGAATAAGATTGTTAGGAACTTCTGGTAGAAGTGTAGATACAGCTGAAGATAGAGAGAAGTTCTCTAAATTGCTTGATAAACTAGGAATCAAACAACCCGAATGGATTTCTGCAAGATCATTAGAAGAAGTAAAAGAATTTATCAGTAGAGTGGGATATCCGGTCCTAATAAGACCAAGTTATGTACTAAGTGGTGCAGCTATGAAAATAGTAAATAACGATCTTGAGTTAATGGAATATTTGAAAAGAGCTACAGAAGTATCACCAGAACACCCAGTTGTTATATCAAAATACTTAAACGATGCTATAGAGGCTGAAATTGATGCCGCTGGAGATGGTAAAGGAGTATATGGGGTAGTAATTGAACATGTCGAAGAGGCCGGTGTACATAGTGGAGATGCTACAATGTCGATTCCTTATAGGAAACTATCAGGTAATGTAGTTAATAAAATGAAAGAAAATGTACATATGATAGTTAGAGAATTAGAAATTAAAGGCCCTTTTAATGTGCAGTTTGTAATAAAGAATAATGAACCATATATTATAGAGCTTAATTTGAGAGCTAGTAGATCTATGCCATTTAGTAGCAAAGTGGTTAGTAAAAACATAATTTCGTTAGCACTTGATGGAATATTAAATGGTTTTGGCGTTGATGAGTTCATTGAGTTAAAACCAAAATCATGGGGAGTAAAATCTCCACAATTTTCATGGGCTCAGTTAAAAGGTGCTTATCCATTTTTAGGACCAGAAATGAAGAGTACGGGTGAAGCAGCCTCTTTAGGTACTGATTTTTACGACGCATTATTAAAAAGCTGGTTATCGTCTAGTCCAAATAAAATACCTAATAAAGAAGGAATTGCTCTTGTATATGGTACTACAAATGTTGAATACTTAAAAATTACAGCTAAGAATTTAATTGATTATGGAATGACTGTTTATACTTTATCAGAAGCTAGCATAGGAATTGAAGAGAAAAACATTAATGATATAATAGAACTTATTAAGAACAGAAAAGTTGAAATTGTTGTAACTGATGGATATCTTAAGCATATAGATTATGAGGTGAGGCGTATTGCCGTGGATTATAATATACCCATAATATTAAATGGTAGATTAGGAGCTGAAGTTACAAGAGCTTTTTCTCATCCAAATGTTACATATTACGAAATAAGTGAATATGGTGCAGGAATATGA
- the lysX gene encoding lysine biosynthesis protein LysX, which translates to MRVALIVDIVRQEEKLIAKALEENKVQYDIINVAQEPLPFNKALGRYDVAIIRPVSMYRALYSSAVLEAAGVHTINSSDVINVCGDKILTYSKLYREGIPIPDSIIALSAEAALKAYEQRGFPLIDKPPIGSWGRLVSLIRDVFEGKTIIEHRELMGNSALKAHIVQEYIQYKGRDIRCIAIGEELLGCYARNIPPNEWRANVALGGTPSNIEVDEKLKETVVKAVSIVHGEFVSIDILEHPNKGYVVNELNDVPEFKGFMVATNINVAQKLVEYIKENYSK; encoded by the coding sequence ATGAGAGTGGCCTTAATAGTTGATATTGTAAGACAAGAAGAGAAATTAATAGCAAAAGCACTAGAGGAAAATAAGGTTCAATATGATATAATAAATGTTGCACAAGAACCTCTACCATTTAATAAAGCACTAGGTAGATACGATGTAGCGATAATAAGACCAGTTAGTATGTATAGAGCATTATATTCTTCAGCTGTGCTTGAAGCTGCTGGAGTTCATACCATAAACTCAAGTGATGTAATAAATGTGTGTGGAGATAAGATTTTAACGTACTCTAAATTGTATAGGGAGGGAATTCCAATTCCAGATTCAATAATTGCTCTTTCTGCAGAAGCAGCATTAAAAGCTTATGAGCAAAGGGGATTTCCATTAATAGATAAACCACCAATAGGAAGCTGGGGCAGACTAGTCTCTTTAATTAGGGATGTATTTGAAGGTAAAACAATAATTGAACATAGAGAGTTGATGGGTAATTCTGCTTTAAAAGCTCATATAGTTCAAGAATACATTCAATATAAAGGTAGAGATATAAGATGTATAGCAATAGGAGAAGAGCTATTAGGTTGTTATGCTAGAAATATTCCACCAAATGAATGGAGGGCTAATGTAGCTTTAGGTGGAACTCCTTCAAACATTGAAGTTGATGAGAAATTAAAGGAAACTGTAGTAAAAGCTGTAAGTATTGTTCACGGAGAATTTGTTTCGATAGATATACTAGAGCATCCAAATAAAGGTTATGTAGTTAACGAATTAAATGATGTACCAGAGTTCAAGGGGTTCATGGTAGCAACTAATATAAATGTTGCACAAAAGCTAGTTGAATATATAAAAGAAAACTACTCTAAATGA
- a CDS encoding haloacid dehalogenase: MLTEEIKEYIDKITPKLQERFDKREKVLLIAREVIRYSGETISLSHRLKKKEAEEKYRVALQKLEELKKIIDEYPELLYGDVGTAYQEISEASIVYSMYFGEKLKTAEDLGIPEIYYILGIADAIGEMRRRVLELLRKDDKIEAENTYKMMEELYEILWTLEYPKAVVPGLRQKIDNLRRLLEETNHDLFLAHLE, translated from the coding sequence ATGCTTACTGAGGAAATCAAAGAGTACATAGATAAGATAACTCCTAAATTACAAGAAAGATTCGATAAAAGAGAAAAAGTCTTACTTATTGCAAGAGAAGTAATTAGATATTCTGGAGAAACGATATCTTTATCTCATAGATTAAAAAAGAAAGAAGCAGAAGAAAAATATAGGGTTGCATTACAAAAATTAGAAGAATTAAAGAAAATAATAGATGAATACCCAGAGTTATTGTACGGTGATGTTGGTACAGCTTACCAAGAAATTTCTGAAGCTAGTATAGTCTATTCAATGTACTTCGGAGAGAAACTAAAGACTGCAGAAGATTTAGGAATTCCAGAGATTTATTATATTCTTGGTATTGCAGATGCTATTGGGGAAATGAGAAGAAGAGTGTTAGAGTTACTTAGAAAAGACGATAAGATTGAAGCCGAGAATACTTATAAGATGATGGAAGAGTTATATGAAATATTGTGGACTTTAGAGTACCCAAAGGCTGTAGTTCCAGGATTAAGACAAAAAATTGACAATCTCAGAAGACTTTTAGAAGAAACAAATCATGATTTATTCTTAGCTCATTTAGAGTAG
- a CDS encoding 3-hydroxyacyl-CoA dehydrogenase family protein has translation MRQIKTVSVIGAGVIGAGWSTLLALKGYENWFYTEKKETLDKGLAKIKGYLNVLYEYKLIDKEPDYYMQRIHPTTKLDEAISNTDFVLEAIVEEYGAKKALFKQLDEKLDKDVILASSTSGLLMTEIQKAMTKYPERGIIAHPWNPPHLLPLVEIVPGEKTSQDTIYATKDFMENKLERVVVVLKKEIPGFIGNRLAFALFREAVYLVDEGIATVEDIDKVMTAAIGLRWAFMGPFLTYHLGGGEGGLEYFFSRGFGYGANEWMHTLAKYDKFPYTGVVKSVQQMKEYEFVKSKTFQELSRWRDEKLISLIKLLRGKI, from the coding sequence ATGAGACAAATAAAGACGGTATCCGTAATTGGTGCTGGAGTAATTGGTGCTGGTTGGAGTACTCTATTAGCTCTAAAAGGATATGAAAATTGGTTTTATACAGAAAAGAAAGAGACATTAGATAAAGGGCTAGCGAAAATTAAAGGATATCTCAATGTTTTATATGAGTATAAGCTTATCGATAAGGAGCCAGATTACTATATGCAGAGAATCCATCCTACTACTAAGCTTGATGAGGCTATCAGTAATACAGATTTTGTATTGGAGGCTATAGTTGAAGAGTATGGAGCTAAAAAAGCGTTATTTAAACAACTTGATGAAAAGCTTGACAAAGATGTAATATTAGCAAGTAGTACTTCTGGGTTATTAATGACAGAAATACAAAAAGCAATGACTAAATACCCAGAAAGAGGAATTATTGCACATCCATGGAATCCACCACATCTTTTACCCTTAGTGGAAATTGTTCCTGGTGAAAAGACATCTCAAGATACAATTTATGCTACTAAAGATTTTATGGAAAACAAACTAGAAAGAGTTGTAGTAGTTTTAAAGAAAGAAATACCGGGATTTATTGGAAATAGGTTAGCTTTTGCATTATTTAGAGAAGCAGTATATTTAGTTGATGAAGGTATTGCAACAGTTGAGGATATAGATAAAGTTATGACTGCTGCTATTGGCTTAAGATGGGCATTCATGGGTCCATTCCTAACCTATCATTTAGGAGGAGGAGAAGGAGGATTAGAGTATTTCTTCAGTAGAGGGTTTGGATACGGAGCTAATGAATGGATGCATACATTAGCTAAGTACGATAAATTCCCATATACCGGTGTTGTAAAATCCGTGCAACAAATGAAAGAATACGAATTTGTAAAGAGCAAAACATTTCAAGAACTATCTAGATGGAGAGACGAAAAATTAATATCTTTAATAAAATTATTAAGAGGAAAGATTTAA
- a CDS encoding cupin domain-containing protein yields MSKTLQRIDKQSEIIKEKAKEIIKEIENETEDLKIVAFMEHTTPPPQVSPKVIKFNKILELLRLLAIDNPIEKGVAKVMLYSPSTGRSRGLTPTMMPGFQYLSPNAKTKPHSHNMASIYLVVKGKGYSVIGGKKLDWEEGDVFVVPANMVHYHVNVSKTEEAILFDVTDSGLLENLGILEFKEEEE; encoded by the coding sequence ATGTCTAAAACTCTCCAACGGATTGATAAACAATCTGAAATAATAAAGGAGAAAGCTAAAGAAATAATAAAGGAAATTGAAAATGAAACTGAGGATCTTAAAATAGTTGCCTTTATGGAACATACTACACCACCACCACAAGTAAGCCCTAAAGTAATAAAGTTTAATAAAATTTTGGAATTATTGAGGTTATTAGCTATAGATAATCCTATCGAAAAAGGAGTGGCAAAAGTTATGTTATACTCACCTAGTACTGGAAGATCTAGAGGATTAACACCTACTATGATGCCAGGCTTTCAATATCTATCCCCAAATGCTAAAACTAAACCTCATTCACATAACATGGCCTCAATATACCTAGTAGTTAAAGGAAAAGGCTATTCAGTAATTGGGGGTAAGAAGTTAGATTGGGAAGAAGGAGACGTATTTGTAGTTCCAGCAAATATGGTTCACTATCACGTTAATGTTTCAAAAACAGAAGAGGCAATACTATTTGACGTTACAGATTCTGGGTTATTAGAAAATTTAGGAATCTTAGAATTTAAAGAAGAAGAGGAATAA
- a CDS encoding adenosine-specific kinase, with translation MSVKIDVIRVEIPEGTNVIIGQSHFIKTVEDLYETLASSSPHLKFGIAFCEASGKRLIRWDGNDEELIKLAQQTALKIGAGHTFVIYIKNGFPINVLNRIKNVEEVVRIFAATANPLQVLIAETDQGRGVIGVVDGYTPLGIETEADIKERKELLRKFGYKR, from the coding sequence ATGAGTGTAAAAATTGATGTAATAAGGGTTGAAATACCAGAAGGAACTAATGTTATTATTGGGCAATCCCATTTTATAAAAACAGTAGAAGATTTGTATGAAACATTAGCTTCCTCAAGTCCTCATCTAAAATTTGGTATAGCGTTCTGTGAAGCTAGCGGTAAAAGATTAATAAGATGGGATGGAAATGACGAAGAACTAATCAAGTTAGCCCAACAAACAGCATTAAAAATTGGTGCTGGACATACTTTTGTAATTTATATCAAGAATGGATTCCCGATAAATGTCTTAAATAGAATAAAGAATGTAGAAGAAGTTGTGAGAATATTTGCTGCTACAGCGAATCCATTACAAGTTCTCATTGCAGAGACTGATCAAGGTAGGGGAGTAATAGGAGTAGTTGACGGTTATACGCCTCTAGGTATCGAGACAGAAGCTGATATAAAAGAAAGGAAGGAGCTCCTCAGGAAGTTCGGATATAAGAGATAA
- a CDS encoding DUF309 domain-containing protein, translating into MKRVIYFYPKDCCDYTIKNKLRQMGINVIDVRICKYVEIDFYEDERIISILGKPLFTSEKLPFEKLFFNGRFWESHEILEEKWRVEKDEKKKKYLQALILISASMIKYCKGQKEISDSLLDRALSLISELPEELLPFFYISFCLDT; encoded by the coding sequence ATGAAAAGGGTAATCTACTTCTATCCTAAAGATTGTTGTGACTACACAATTAAAAATAAATTACGACAAATGGGTATTAATGTTATTGATGTAAGAATTTGCAAATATGTGGAGATCGATTTTTATGAGGATGAAAGAATAATTTCTATATTAGGTAAACCATTATTTACAAGTGAGAAATTACCATTCGAGAAATTATTTTTTAATGGTAGATTTTGGGAATCGCATGAAATACTAGAGGAAAAATGGAGAGTTGAGAAAGATGAGAAAAAGAAAAAATATTTGCAAGCTCTTATTCTTATTTCGGCTTCAATGATAAAATATTGTAAAGGACAAAAAGAGATTTCTGATTCGCTTTTAGATAGGGCTTTATCTCTTATATCCGAACTTCCTGAGGAGCTCCTTCCTTTCTTTTATATCAGCTTCTGTCTCGATACCTAG
- the amrS gene encoding AmmeMemoRadiSam system radical SAM enzyme has protein sequence MGKEAVLYKVEGNKIRCLACARRCLIGEGQVGFCGVRSVHNGKLYLDVYGKVAAAHVDPIEKKPLVHFYPGSKVFSFSTFGCNWMCMYCQNFDISQRRRAEGTEVTPEELVEMAIAYDAEGMTYTYNEPAIFAEFAHDTGVIARKKGLFNTMVTNGYWTPELVDYVKDFLDAATVDFKGNGEPKFMRRYTGASGPEPIIETIKGLKDEGIHVEITDLIIPQIGDSLEAAKKLLKQLYDILGPDVPIHFLRFHPDYKLGYLPWTPVKTLEEHYKVAKEMGFNYVYIGNVPGHPYENTYCPNCGRMVIRREGFRILEWNLTEDMRCKYCGYKLPIVGKLSKHAFEDRFESVYI, from the coding sequence ATGGGAAAAGAAGCTGTATTATATAAAGTAGAAGGAAATAAAATTAGATGTTTAGCCTGTGCACGAAGGTGCCTAATTGGCGAAGGCCAAGTTGGATTTTGTGGTGTTAGATCCGTTCATAATGGTAAACTTTATTTGGATGTTTACGGCAAAGTTGCTGCGGCACATGTAGATCCAATAGAGAAAAAACCTTTGGTACATTTCTATCCTGGTTCTAAAGTATTCTCCTTTTCCACATTTGGCTGTAATTGGATGTGTATGTACTGTCAAAACTTTGATATAAGTCAAAGAAGAAGAGCTGAAGGTACTGAAGTTACTCCAGAAGAATTGGTAGAAATGGCGATAGCTTATGATGCCGAAGGTATGACTTATACTTATAACGAACCAGCAATATTTGCAGAATTTGCTCATGATACTGGAGTTATAGCCAGGAAGAAAGGCTTATTTAATACTATGGTTACTAATGGATACTGGACTCCAGAATTGGTAGATTATGTTAAGGACTTTCTAGATGCTGCGACTGTTGATTTTAAAGGAAATGGTGAGCCAAAATTTATGAGAAGATACACTGGGGCTTCTGGTCCAGAACCAATTATTGAGACTATAAAAGGGCTTAAGGACGAAGGCATTCATGTAGAAATTACAGATTTAATAATTCCTCAAATTGGTGATAGCTTAGAAGCTGCTAAAAAACTGCTTAAGCAATTATATGATATTCTAGGACCCGATGTTCCTATTCATTTTCTGAGATTTCATCCAGATTATAAGCTGGGTTATCTTCCTTGGACTCCAGTAAAAACTCTTGAAGAACATTATAAAGTAGCTAAGGAGATGGGTTTCAACTACGTTTACATAGGTAATGTCCCCGGACATCCTTATGAGAATACATACTGTCCTAATTGTGGTAGAATGGTTATAAGAAGAGAAGGATTTAGAATCCTTGAGTGGAATCTAACAGAAGATATGAGGTGTAAATACTGTGGTTATAAGTTACCAATAGTTGGTAAACTTTCAAAGCATGCATTTGAAGATAGGTTTGAATCAGTATATATTTAA